One stretch of Ananas comosus cultivar F153 linkage group 6, ASM154086v1, whole genome shotgun sequence DNA includes these proteins:
- the LOC109711942 gene encoding uncharacterized protein LOC109711942 isoform X2 produces MMLTSFCSFKFFLFVKEMEKKKKKKNTTQVSGRGKKIDLQQDIDKLKRRLRHEENVHRALQRAFTRPLGALPRLPPYLPSHTLELLAEVAILEEEVARLEEQVLSFRQGLYEEAIGGFFDSCSDRRSCSDAESVRGLKPRAVSVSSRCSAVAKVARGKAAIKKQNSCLSMREGRGGKENQLDTNSARCHKQLAVKKGSESNKSVVSEMRVSDADVNWLATLSSPLQFRCNIYSDSGFDSFCSYFSQNSSRRIVGELKNVFG; encoded by the exons ATGATGCTCACCAGTTTCTGTTCTTTTAAATTCTTCTTGTTTGTTAaggagatggagaagaagaagaagaagaagaatacaaCACAAGTATCTGGAAGAGGAAAAAAGATTGATTTACAACAAGAT ATTGATAAGCTCAAGAGGAGGCTAAGGCATGAAGAGAATGTTCACAGAGCATTGCAGAGGGCTTTTACTAGACCTTTGGGTGCTCTCCCTCGGCTCCCTCCCTATCTCCCTTCTCAT ACGCTGGAGCTCCTCGCCGAAGTCGCCATtttggaggaggaggtggcCCGGCTCGAAGAGCAGGTGCTGAGTTTCCGGCAGGGCCTTTATGAAGAGGCCATCGGAGGTTTCTTCGATTCGTGCAGTGATCGGCGTTCGTGTTCGGATGCCGAGTCTGTTCGGGGATTGAAACCGCGCGCGGTTTCAGTCAGTTCTCGCTGTTCTGCGGTTGCAAAGGTCGCGAGGGGGAAAGCAGCAATAAAGAAGCAAAATTCCTGCTTGTCGATGCGCGAAGGTCGGGGTGGGAAAGAGAACCAGTTGGATACCAACTCTGCTAGATGTCACAAGCAATTAGCAGTAAAGAAAGGATCAGAATCAAACAAGTCAGTAGTGTCAGAGATGAGAGTGTCAGATGCTGATGTGAATTGGTTGGCAACACTCTCATCCCCTCTTCAGTTTAGATGCAACATTTATTCTGACTCGGGTTTTGATAGTTTTTGCTCCTATTTCAGTCAGAATTCGTCGCGGCGGATAGTAGGAGAGCTAAAAAATGTGTTTGGATGA
- the LOC109711942 gene encoding uncharacterized protein LOC109711942 isoform X4: protein MEKKKKKKNTTQVSGRGKKIDLQQDIDKLKRRLRHEENVHRALQRAFTRPLGALPRLPPYLPSHTLELLAEVAILEEEVARLEEQVLSFRQGLYEEAIGGFFDSCSDRRSCSDAESVRGLKPRAVSVSSRCSAVAKVARGKAAIKKQNSCLSMREGRGGKENQLDTNSARCHKQLAVKKGSESNKSVVSEMRVSDADVNWLATLSSPLQFRCNIYSDSGFDSFCSYFSQNSSRRIVGELKNVFG, encoded by the exons atggagaagaagaagaagaagaagaatacaaCACAAGTATCTGGAAGAGGAAAAAAGATTGATTTACAACAAGAT ATTGATAAGCTCAAGAGGAGGCTAAGGCATGAAGAGAATGTTCACAGAGCATTGCAGAGGGCTTTTACTAGACCTTTGGGTGCTCTCCCTCGGCTCCCTCCCTATCTCCCTTCTCAT ACGCTGGAGCTCCTCGCCGAAGTCGCCATtttggaggaggaggtggcCCGGCTCGAAGAGCAGGTGCTGAGTTTCCGGCAGGGCCTTTATGAAGAGGCCATCGGAGGTTTCTTCGATTCGTGCAGTGATCGGCGTTCGTGTTCGGATGCCGAGTCTGTTCGGGGATTGAAACCGCGCGCGGTTTCAGTCAGTTCTCGCTGTTCTGCGGTTGCAAAGGTCGCGAGGGGGAAAGCAGCAATAAAGAAGCAAAATTCCTGCTTGTCGATGCGCGAAGGTCGGGGTGGGAAAGAGAACCAGTTGGATACCAACTCTGCTAGATGTCACAAGCAATTAGCAGTAAAGAAAGGATCAGAATCAAACAAGTCAGTAGTGTCAGAGATGAGAGTGTCAGATGCTGATGTGAATTGGTTGGCAACACTCTCATCCCCTCTTCAGTTTAGATGCAACATTTATTCTGACTCGGGTTTTGATAGTTTTTGCTCCTATTTCAGTCAGAATTCGTCGCGGCGGATAGTAGGAGAGCTAAAAAATGTGTTTGGATGA
- the LOC109711942 gene encoding uncharacterized protein LOC109711942 isoform X3 codes for MEKKKKKKNTTQVSGRGKKIDLQQDHLQIDKLKRRLRHEENVHRALQRAFTRPLGALPRLPPYLPSHTLELLAEVAILEEEVARLEEQVLSFRQGLYEEAIGGFFDSCSDRRSCSDAESVRGLKPRAVSVSSRCSAVAKVARGKAAIKKQNSCLSMREGRGGKENQLDTNSARCHKQLAVKKGSESNKSVVSEMRVSDADVNWLATLSSPLQFRCNIYSDSGFDSFCSYFSQNSSRRIVGELKNVFG; via the exons atggagaagaagaagaagaagaagaatacaaCACAAGTATCTGGAAGAGGAAAAAAGATTGATTTACAACAAGAT CATCTGCAGATTGATAAGCTCAAGAGGAGGCTAAGGCATGAAGAGAATGTTCACAGAGCATTGCAGAGGGCTTTTACTAGACCTTTGGGTGCTCTCCCTCGGCTCCCTCCCTATCTCCCTTCTCAT ACGCTGGAGCTCCTCGCCGAAGTCGCCATtttggaggaggaggtggcCCGGCTCGAAGAGCAGGTGCTGAGTTTCCGGCAGGGCCTTTATGAAGAGGCCATCGGAGGTTTCTTCGATTCGTGCAGTGATCGGCGTTCGTGTTCGGATGCCGAGTCTGTTCGGGGATTGAAACCGCGCGCGGTTTCAGTCAGTTCTCGCTGTTCTGCGGTTGCAAAGGTCGCGAGGGGGAAAGCAGCAATAAAGAAGCAAAATTCCTGCTTGTCGATGCGCGAAGGTCGGGGTGGGAAAGAGAACCAGTTGGATACCAACTCTGCTAGATGTCACAAGCAATTAGCAGTAAAGAAAGGATCAGAATCAAACAAGTCAGTAGTGTCAGAGATGAGAGTGTCAGATGCTGATGTGAATTGGTTGGCAACACTCTCATCCCCTCTTCAGTTTAGATGCAACATTTATTCTGACTCGGGTTTTGATAGTTTTTGCTCCTATTTCAGTCAGAATTCGTCGCGGCGGATAGTAGGAGAGCTAAAAAATGTGTTTGGATGA
- the LOC109711942 gene encoding uncharacterized protein LOC109711942 isoform X1, which yields MMLTSFCSFKFFLFVKEMEKKKKKKNTTQVSGRGKKIDLQQDHLQIDKLKRRLRHEENVHRALQRAFTRPLGALPRLPPYLPSHTLELLAEVAILEEEVARLEEQVLSFRQGLYEEAIGGFFDSCSDRRSCSDAESVRGLKPRAVSVSSRCSAVAKVARGKAAIKKQNSCLSMREGRGGKENQLDTNSARCHKQLAVKKGSESNKSVVSEMRVSDADVNWLATLSSPLQFRCNIYSDSGFDSFCSYFSQNSSRRIVGELKNVFG from the exons ATGATGCTCACCAGTTTCTGTTCTTTTAAATTCTTCTTGTTTGTTAaggagatggagaagaagaagaagaagaagaatacaaCACAAGTATCTGGAAGAGGAAAAAAGATTGATTTACAACAAGAT CATCTGCAGATTGATAAGCTCAAGAGGAGGCTAAGGCATGAAGAGAATGTTCACAGAGCATTGCAGAGGGCTTTTACTAGACCTTTGGGTGCTCTCCCTCGGCTCCCTCCCTATCTCCCTTCTCAT ACGCTGGAGCTCCTCGCCGAAGTCGCCATtttggaggaggaggtggcCCGGCTCGAAGAGCAGGTGCTGAGTTTCCGGCAGGGCCTTTATGAAGAGGCCATCGGAGGTTTCTTCGATTCGTGCAGTGATCGGCGTTCGTGTTCGGATGCCGAGTCTGTTCGGGGATTGAAACCGCGCGCGGTTTCAGTCAGTTCTCGCTGTTCTGCGGTTGCAAAGGTCGCGAGGGGGAAAGCAGCAATAAAGAAGCAAAATTCCTGCTTGTCGATGCGCGAAGGTCGGGGTGGGAAAGAGAACCAGTTGGATACCAACTCTGCTAGATGTCACAAGCAATTAGCAGTAAAGAAAGGATCAGAATCAAACAAGTCAGTAGTGTCAGAGATGAGAGTGTCAGATGCTGATGTGAATTGGTTGGCAACACTCTCATCCCCTCTTCAGTTTAGATGCAACATTTATTCTGACTCGGGTTTTGATAGTTTTTGCTCCTATTTCAGTCAGAATTCGTCGCGGCGGATAGTAGGAGAGCTAAAAAATGTGTTTGGATGA
- the LOC109712126 gene encoding uncharacterized protein DDB_G0271670-like, producing the protein MEVVVPVHEFHLESETTSPYVSAPSSPRLFTSPAPNDDDDDDDHNNPFDLRFHYCSVPSSPTRAAALFAHFSAHGGGGGGGGGEGIVPRPSSSSFSTASMVPFDWEEKPGTPKPRFSSAAGAGADDDDDFAFDFEPREPPPELAAADELFDRGRIRPLKPPPRLQHLAAADDRSSAASSPRSPRIRALLSPRRRRGGRGGRGSGGEEFDPFVAAMAEATKERGRDPSFAPSRSRSRKGSRSLSPLRVGVGVGVVDRTNPFGNPFEPNPNSNPSPSPPPPPLPLPNTSSSSSSSSSSSSSSSSATTTKKVGKRWRLSDLLLFRSASEGRITGNRTKDPIFKHSPMSLFTSSTVSPSPSPSKVSGASHSISKSTNGDGGSTNGGEEEEMKQKKRASSAAPVHFFSCFRFNPVVNRFARGFSNSAYTRGHSG; encoded by the coding sequence atgGAGGTGGTCGTACCCGTGCACGAGTTCCACTTGGAGAGCGAGACGACGAGCCCCTACGTGAGCGCGCCCTCGAGCCCACGCCTCTTCACGAGCCCCGCGcccaacgacgacgacgacgacgacgaccacaACAACCCCTTCGACCTCCGATTCCACTACTGCAGCGTCCCCTCCTCCCCCacccgcgccgccgccctctTCGCCCACTTCTCCgcccatggcggcggcggcggcggcggcggaggggagggCATCGTCCCccgcccctcctcctcctccttttctacCGCGTCCATGGTGCCCTTCGACTGGGAGGAGAAGCCCGGCACACCCAAGCCACGCTTCTCCTcggccgccggcgccggcgccgacgacgacgacgacttcgCGTTCGACTTCGAGCCCCGCgagccgccgccggagctcgccgccgccgacgagctCTTCGACCGCGGCCGCATCCGCCCCCTGAAGCCCCCGCCGCGGCTCCAGCACCTCGCCGCGGCGGACGACCGGAGCAGCGCCGCCTCCTCGCCCCGATCCCCGCGGATCAGGGCCCTGCTgtccccgcgccgccgccgcgggggcCGCGGGGGCCGCGGGAGCGGCGGGGAGGAGTTCGACCCCTTCGTCGCCGCCATGGCCGAGGCCACCAAGGAGCGGGGGAGGGACCCCTCCTTCGCCCCTTCTAGAAGCCGGAGTCGGAAGGGGTCGCGATCGCTCTCCCCTCTAAGAGTCGGAGTCGGAGTCGGAGTCGTCGACCGCACCAATCCCTTCGGTAACCCCTTCGAACCAAACCCTAATTCGaacccctccccctctcctcctcctcctcctctccctctccccaacacatcctcctcctcttcctcctcttcctcctcctcctcctcctcctcctccgccaccaccaccaaaaAAGTAGGAAAGAGGTGGCGGCTAAGCGATCTCCTCCTCTTCCGAAGCGCCTCCGAGGGTCGAATCACCGGAAACAGAACCAAGGACCCCATCTTCAAGCACTCGCCCATGTCCCTCTTCACCTCCTCCACCGtatccccatccccatcccccTCGAAAGTGTCGGGGGCGAGCCATTCGATCTCCAAGTCAACGAACGGCGACGGCGGGTCAACGaacgggggagaggaggaggagatgaagcaGAAGAAGAGGGCGTCGTCGGCCGCTCCGGTTCATTTCTTTAGCTGCTTCCGGTTCAACCCGGTCGTGAACCGGTTCGCTCGCGGGTTCAGCAACTCCGCCTACACGCGCGGCCACTCAGGTTAA
- the LOC109711188 gene encoding zinc finger protein ZOP1: MTEYWVSQGNKWCEFCKIYIANNNLSIRTHELGQRHKDNVAKRLANMRKESTAREKEQKEAARALEQIETKAKRSYQKDVASFQEASKSGSGASLAAPGDGYEFDAGSGYYYNKSNGFYYDANSGLYYSNDLGKWVTQEEAFKSSSQSKAKVEDEAGSKGRGGPAPGRVVSTSLNPTRSIKGAAPSSIAVSKRKRDNEKPKVMSKEDEAALKAREAARKRVEEREKPLLGLYKSYQLG, from the exons ATGACGGag TATTGGGTTAGTCAGGGAAATAAATGGTGCGAGTTCTGCAAGATTTACATTGCTAACAATAACTTAAGCATCAGAACTCATGAACTCGGTCAGCGCCACAAGGACAATGTTGCTAAGAGGCTGGCTAATATGCGGAAGGAAAGCACTGCGAGGGAGAAAGAGCAGAAGGAAGCAGCTCGAGCCCTCGAGCAAATAGAAACT AAAGCTAAGCGTAGCTATCAAAAGGACGTAGCATCCTTCCAAGAGGCATCGAAATCTGGCAGTGGTGCTAGTTTGGCAGCACCGGGAGATG GTTATGAATTTGATGCGGGTTCAGGATACTACTATAACAAGTCTAATGGGTTCTATTATGATGCAAACTCTGGTTTATACTACTCCAATGATCTAG GAAAATGGGTTACCCAAGAAGAGGCATTTAAATCTTCTTCGCAAAGTAAAGCTAAAGTAGAAGATGAAGCGGGTTCCAAAGGAAGGGGAGGTCCAGCCCCAGGAAGGGTTGTTTCAACATCATTGAACCCTACAAGATCCATTAAAGGTGCTGCTCCGTCATCGATTGCTGTTAGTAAGAGGAAAAGAGACAATGAGAAGCCCAAGGTGATGTCGAAAGAGGATGAAGCCGCTCTCAAAGCACGAGAGGCTGCACGAAAACGtgtggaagagagagagaagccgcTATTGGGGCTCTACAAGTCGTATCAACTTGGTTAG
- the LOC109711942 gene encoding uncharacterized protein LOC109711942 isoform X5, with amino-acid sequence MMLTSFCSFKFFLFVKEMEKKKKKKNTTQVSGRGKKIDLQQDHLQIDKLKRRLRHEENVHRALQRAFTRPLGALPRLPPYLPSHTLELLAEVAILEEEVARLEEQVLSFRQGLYEEAIGGFFDSCSDRRSCSDAESVRGLKPRAVSVSSRCSAVAKVARGKAAIKKQNSCLSMREGRGGKENQLDTNSARCHKQLAVKKGSESNKSVVSEMRVSDADVNCQNSSRRIVGELKNVFG; translated from the exons ATGATGCTCACCAGTTTCTGTTCTTTTAAATTCTTCTTGTTTGTTAaggagatggagaagaagaagaagaagaagaatacaaCACAAGTATCTGGAAGAGGAAAAAAGATTGATTTACAACAAGAT CATCTGCAGATTGATAAGCTCAAGAGGAGGCTAAGGCATGAAGAGAATGTTCACAGAGCATTGCAGAGGGCTTTTACTAGACCTTTGGGTGCTCTCCCTCGGCTCCCTCCCTATCTCCCTTCTCAT ACGCTGGAGCTCCTCGCCGAAGTCGCCATtttggaggaggaggtggcCCGGCTCGAAGAGCAGGTGCTGAGTTTCCGGCAGGGCCTTTATGAAGAGGCCATCGGAGGTTTCTTCGATTCGTGCAGTGATCGGCGTTCGTGTTCGGATGCCGAGTCTGTTCGGGGATTGAAACCGCGCGCGGTTTCAGTCAGTTCTCGCTGTTCTGCGGTTGCAAAGGTCGCGAGGGGGAAAGCAGCAATAAAGAAGCAAAATTCCTGCTTGTCGATGCGCGAAGGTCGGGGTGGGAAAGAGAACCAGTTGGATACCAACTCTGCTAGATGTCACAAGCAATTAGCAGTAAAGAAAGGATCAGAATCAAACAAGTCAGTAGTGTCAGAGATGAGAGTGTCAGATGCTGATGTGAATTG TCAGAATTCGTCGCGGCGGATAGTAGGAGAGCTAAAAAATGTGTTTGGATGA